The following proteins are encoded in a genomic region of Chloracidobacterium sp.:
- the dnaE gene encoding DNA polymerase III subunit alpha, which yields MSEKSPKTKSVERDFIHLHLHTDYSLLQSTVQLNPLAKRLTELEMRACAITDLGNMYGAVSFFNTMTKAGIKPIIGYEAHITFGSRLDHSAMVAAGERAYFNIVLLAANAQGLKNLIILASKAFTEGFYHRPRIDMELLDELSGGLIGLSGGIIGPVGHYLSDGAFAKARSIAGRFSEIFGPEHFYLELQESGIASGLNKGIIELAAEMSLPLVATNDVYYLDVEDARARRSLIAIAEGQTLPPASEPSEDIWRYLRSAGEMWKIFGKEVPESLTNTLKIADMCDVAIEQGADVRQLPKFQIPIGSDAKNEDEYFKKVLRDGFLERQREDWAPLIEEGLLNHTIEDYEERLRVEIEIILRMGFAGYFLIVWDFIRYSREQNIPVGPGRGSAAGSLAAYCMRITDVDPLQYGLLFERFLNPERVSMPDIDIDFCIRGRSKVIEYVTELYGRDSVCQIVTFGTMASKAAIKDVGRVLKLPYGEVERIAKLMPPPRRGRNISIKQAIKEVPEIGAAMAENPAIQELVDLAQKVEGCSRHTSVHAAGVLISPRPLHELVPIAMSVKDELTSQYPMGDLEKVGMLKMDFLGLTTLTIIQDCLDSMKELAGIELDWKTISTSDPETMQLFAEGRTDAVFQFESSGMQDICRKMRPENIEDLTALNALYRPGPLDGGMIPDFVARRRGLKKVEYIVDEVKEFLEPTFGVFVYQEQIMKIAQHLGGYSLGEADLMRRAMGKKNLKEMDAHRDRFVAGAVAKKIDKKTAGEIFDLMANFADYGFNRSHSVAYAMLAFRTAYLKAHYPAYFFSSVLSHEADDTAKVYKYSNELRSMGLELLSPDINESGLGFTPLPKAVRFGLSAIKGIGFSGCDAIIRARGTVPFTSLLDLVERVDPAALNRRSLESLIAAGAFDSLMPKGETALSWRSRLTASVDDAVRHGQRMADARLRGQSGLFEAASEEISVELADAPPWTTMELAKNEKAAIGFHFTAHPLDEYRGKLDAMGIRDIAEMSNITPSGSSVRMAGLVTDLQVRYSKKGNRFCTFRIEDRTGGVKCIVWAEAFSRFQTILKEDQMIVVEGKNEQPDGADMNIIVAEAVTLNDLVASTARSIVIAVPQGLTKESDFDDILQVLDDHPGNCEVFFDVKIEAIEVRLKVEAPRVSVSGDLIRRIEADGCSVSWN from the coding sequence ATGTCTGAAAAATCCCCAAAAACCAAGTCAGTCGAACGAGATTTTATCCACCTTCACCTGCACACCGATTATAGCCTTTTGCAAAGCACTGTCCAACTTAACCCATTGGCGAAGCGGTTGACAGAGTTGGAGATGCGGGCTTGTGCAATCACTGATCTTGGGAACATGTATGGTGCCGTGTCATTCTTCAACACGATGACGAAGGCCGGTATCAAGCCCATCATCGGATACGAGGCGCACATCACATTCGGCAGCCGATTGGATCATTCTGCGATGGTTGCGGCGGGCGAACGGGCGTACTTTAACATCGTGTTGCTGGCCGCGAACGCCCAAGGCCTAAAGAATCTGATAATTCTTGCCTCGAAAGCCTTTACCGAAGGTTTTTATCACCGGCCGAGGATCGATATGGAGCTTCTCGATGAGCTGTCCGGCGGCCTTATCGGCTTGTCAGGCGGGATTATCGGGCCCGTCGGACACTACCTGTCAGATGGTGCGTTTGCAAAGGCGCGATCGATCGCCGGTCGATTTTCGGAGATTTTCGGGCCTGAGCACTTCTATTTGGAACTGCAGGAGAGCGGCATCGCAAGTGGCCTAAATAAAGGAATAATTGAACTTGCCGCTGAGATGAGCCTTCCGCTCGTTGCTACGAATGATGTTTACTATTTAGATGTCGAGGATGCGCGTGCTCGAAGGAGCCTTATTGCGATCGCCGAGGGACAGACGCTGCCGCCGGCGTCCGAGCCGAGTGAAGACATTTGGCGGTACCTGCGTTCAGCCGGCGAGATGTGGAAGATCTTCGGCAAGGAGGTTCCGGAAAGCCTTACAAATACGCTCAAGATCGCTGACATGTGTGATGTTGCGATCGAGCAGGGGGCAGATGTTCGTCAATTGCCGAAGTTTCAGATCCCTATCGGTTCCGATGCAAAAAATGAAGACGAATACTTCAAAAAGGTTCTTCGCGACGGATTTCTCGAACGCCAGCGCGAAGATTGGGCTCCGCTGATCGAGGAAGGCCTCCTAAATCACACTATTGAGGATTATGAAGAACGCCTGCGCGTGGAGATCGAGATCATCCTCCGAATGGGTTTTGCGGGCTACTTCCTGATCGTGTGGGACTTCATTCGATATTCCCGCGAGCAGAATATTCCGGTTGGGCCGGGACGCGGTTCGGCGGCAGGCTCACTCGCGGCGTATTGCATGCGGATCACCGATGTCGATCCTTTGCAGTACGGTCTTCTTTTTGAGCGTTTTCTCAATCCCGAACGCGTTTCAATGCCCGACATTGACATTGATTTCTGCATACGCGGGCGTTCAAAGGTCATCGAATACGTTACCGAACTGTACGGACGTGATTCCGTTTGCCAGATAGTTACATTCGGTACGATGGCGTCAAAGGCTGCGATCAAGGACGTGGGGCGCGTACTCAAACTGCCATACGGTGAGGTCGAGCGAATTGCGAAGTTAATGCCGCCGCCGCGTCGCGGTCGAAATATCAGCATCAAACAGGCTATCAAAGAAGTTCCGGAGATCGGGGCTGCGATGGCGGAGAATCCCGCAATACAGGAGTTGGTCGATCTGGCTCAAAAGGTTGAGGGTTGCTCGCGTCATACGTCGGTACACGCGGCGGGCGTTCTCATCAGTCCGCGGCCGCTTCACGAGCTTGTCCCGATCGCGATGTCGGTAAAGGACGAATTAACGAGCCAATATCCGATGGGTGATCTTGAGAAGGTCGGCATGCTGAAGATGGATTTTCTCGGCCTTACGACACTTACGATCATTCAAGATTGCCTTGACTCGATGAAAGAATTGGCCGGCATTGAACTAGATTGGAAAACGATCTCTACATCCGATCCCGAGACAATGCAGCTGTTCGCAGAGGGAAGGACAGATGCGGTATTTCAGTTTGAATCGTCCGGAATGCAGGACATCTGCCGGAAGATGCGCCCGGAGAATATCGAGGATCTGACGGCCCTGAACGCGCTGTATCGCCCGGGACCGCTTGACGGCGGCATGATCCCTGATTTCGTGGCTCGCCGCCGCGGTCTCAAGAAGGTTGAATATATCGTTGATGAGGTGAAGGAGTTTTTGGAACCAACCTTCGGCGTTTTCGTCTATCAAGAGCAGATCATGAAGATCGCACAGCATCTTGGCGGTTACAGCCTTGGAGAAGCGGATCTGATGCGTCGAGCGATGGGCAAGAAGAATCTGAAGGAGATGGACGCCCATCGCGACCGGTTCGTAGCGGGAGCGGTTGCGAAAAAAATAGACAAAAAGACGGCCGGCGAGATATTTGACCTGATGGCAAACTTCGCCGATTACGGATTTAACCGCAGCCACAGCGTTGCCTATGCGATGCTTGCGTTCAGAACCGCGTATCTCAAGGCGCATTATCCGGCATATTTCTTCTCATCCGTACTTTCCCACGAAGCCGATGATACGGCGAAGGTGTATAAGTACTCGAATGAGCTGCGGTCGATGGGGCTTGAGCTGCTTTCGCCGGATATAAATGAGAGCGGCCTTGGCTTTACACCGCTGCCGAAGGCCGTCCGGTTCGGTCTTTCAGCCATAAAGGGAATTGGATTTTCGGGTTGTGACGCTATAATTCGAGCGCGCGGGACAGTTCCTTTCACTTCCCTTTTGGATCTGGTCGAGCGTGTTGACCCTGCAGCCCTGAATCGGCGAAGCCTTGAAAGCCTTATTGCAGCGGGCGCCTTTGATTCCTTAATGCCGAAGGGTGAAACAGCTCTATCGTGGCGATCGAGGCTTACCGCATCTGTCGATGATGCTGTCAGGCATGGCCAAAGGATGGCCGATGCCCGCCTTCGCGGCCAAAGCGGTTTGTTCGAAGCCGCGTCGGAAGAGATATCTGTTGAACTTGCCGATGCTCCGCCGTGGACCACAATGGAGCTTGCAAAGAATGAAAAGGCCGCGATCGGCTTCCATTTCACGGCTCATCCGCTTGACGAGTATCGGGGAAAGCTCGATGCCATGGGCATCAGAGATATTGCGGAGATGAGTAATATTACGCCGTCGGGATCGTCGGTCCGAATGGCAGGCCTGGTGACGGACTTGCAGGTCAGATACAGCAAGAAAGGCAATCGCTTCTGCACTTTTCGGATCGAAGACCGCACAGGCGGCGTTAAATGCATAGTTTGGGCCGAGGCATTCTCAAGATTTCAAACGATACTAAAGGAAGATCAGATGATCGTGGTCGAGGGTAAGAACGAACAGCCTGACGGAGCCGATATGAATATCATCGTAGCGGAGGCCGTGACGCTCAACGACCTCGTGGCGTCAACAGCCCGATCGATCGTAATCGCTGTGCCGCAGGGGCTTACGAAGGAGAGTGACTTCGATGATATCCTGCAAGTGTTGGATGATCATCCGGGAAATTGTGAAGTGTTTTTTGATGTTAAGATCGAAGCGATAGAGGTCAGACTAAAGGTTGAGGCACCGCGTGTGAGCGTCTCCGGCGATCTTATCAGACGGATAGAAGCTGACGGATGCAGCGTCAGTTGGAATTAA